One Streptomyces sp. B21-105 genomic region harbors:
- a CDS encoding ABC transporter substrate-binding protein has translation MKSQAAAATAVLLLFPLAGCGSAEAGSDSTVTVTVGYQSKTINTVTAGTLLRSLGYFEKELNALGDGRTYKVDWQDYATGAPITAQMTAGKIDIGSMGDFPLLINAARGKQLNQPTHLVSITGYNLRGGLNTIVTAPDSKLASLQDLKGKKVSTSVGSAADGTLVRALQRAGIDPDKGVEKLNQQPAVGASALSAGSADALSQFVAWPGLLAYQGKAKALYDGAQLNLATFHGVTVREKFAKERPAVLEAFLKAQAEATAYLNGHPVAAAESVAKATELPAEVVYLYNGAHGISTFDPAVKPQLVSALEKDVSILKAAKLTGDVDVDSFVDDQYVRKALGSSYARQLAAAPPPAASEVWPKGDATKTLAFKTPAELLNYVAGHKDAVRAAYVPDATTGTLWFADKAVWVADGTTLLPFVTPATAQVYVAAHGGARVVTYDDALGRAS, from the coding sequence ATGAAATCCCAGGCAGCGGCCGCGACCGCCGTCCTCCTGCTGTTCCCGCTGGCCGGGTGCGGCAGTGCGGAGGCCGGCAGCGACTCCACGGTCACCGTCACCGTCGGCTACCAGTCCAAGACCATCAACACGGTCACCGCGGGCACCCTCCTGCGTTCCCTCGGCTACTTCGAGAAAGAACTCAACGCGCTCGGCGACGGCAGAACCTACAAGGTGGACTGGCAGGACTACGCCACCGGCGCACCCATCACCGCGCAGATGACCGCCGGGAAGATCGACATCGGCTCGATGGGCGACTTCCCGCTCCTCATCAACGCGGCCCGCGGCAAGCAGCTGAACCAGCCCACGCACCTGGTGTCGATCACCGGCTACAACCTCCGCGGCGGTCTCAACACCATCGTCACCGCACCCGACTCCAAGCTCGCCTCCCTCCAGGACCTCAAGGGCAAGAAGGTCTCCACCAGCGTGGGCTCCGCCGCCGACGGCACCCTCGTGCGCGCCCTGCAGCGGGCCGGCATCGACCCGGACAAAGGCGTCGAAAAACTCAACCAGCAGCCGGCCGTGGGCGCGTCGGCGCTCTCCGCGGGCAGCGCCGACGCCCTCTCGCAGTTCGTCGCATGGCCCGGCCTGCTCGCCTACCAGGGCAAGGCCAAGGCCCTCTACGACGGCGCCCAGCTGAACCTGGCCACGTTCCACGGCGTCACCGTCCGCGAGAAGTTCGCCAAGGAGCGCCCCGCGGTACTGGAGGCGTTCCTCAAGGCGCAGGCCGAGGCCACCGCCTATCTGAACGGCCACCCCGTGGCCGCCGCCGAGAGCGTCGCCAAGGCCACCGAGCTGCCCGCCGAGGTCGTCTACCTCTACAACGGAGCCCACGGCATCTCCACCTTCGACCCCGCCGTCAAACCCCAACTGGTCTCCGCCCTCGAGAAGGACGTGTCGATCCTCAAGGCGGCCAAGCTGACCGGCGACGTCGACGTGGACTCCTTCGTCGACGACCAGTACGTCAGGAAGGCGCTCGGCTCGTCGTACGCCCGGCAGCTCGCCGCCGCCCCGCCGCCCGCGGCGAGCGAGGTCTGGCCGAAGGGCGACGCCACGAAGACCCTCGCCTTCAAGACCCCCGCCGAGCTGCTGAACTACGTCGCCGGGCACAAGGACGCGGTCCGCGCCGCCTACGTCCCCGACGCCACCACCGGCACCCTGTGGTTCGCCGACAAGGCGGTCTGGGTGGCCGACGGCACGACCCTCCTGCCCTTCGTCACCCCGGCCACCGCGCAGGTCTACGTCGCCGCGCACGGCGGCGCCCGCGTCGTGACGTACGACGACGCCCTGGGGCGGGCCTCATGA
- a CDS encoding transglycosylase SLT domain-containing protein, with translation MSAAAQRPTRTSRLARKLAIAGTGVAVLALPLIGATTASAATTPTVATASSLGYSDNLDGWIRASLQVMSEHGIPGTYNGIYRNVIRESSGNPYAINLWDSNAAAGIPSKGLLQVIDPTFRAYHVEGTSWDSYDPVANITAACNYAAARYGSIDNVFGAY, from the coding sequence ATGTCCGCTGCCGCTCAGCGCCCCACCCGCACGTCTCGTCTCGCCCGCAAGCTCGCCATCGCCGGCACCGGAGTCGCCGTACTGGCGCTCCCGCTCATCGGCGCGACCACCGCCTCCGCGGCCACCACGCCGACCGTCGCCACCGCGAGCAGCCTCGGCTACTCCGACAACCTCGACGGCTGGATCCGCGCCTCCCTGCAGGTCATGTCGGAGCACGGCATCCCGGGGACGTACAACGGCATCTACCGCAACGTCATCCGCGAGTCCTCGGGCAACCCCTACGCCATCAACCTCTGGGACTCCAACGCCGCCGCGGGCATCCCGTCCAAGGGCCTGCTGCAGGTCATCGACCCGACCTTCCGCGCGTACCACGTCGAGGGCACCTCCTGGGACTCCTACGACCCGGTCGCGAACATCACCGCCGCCTGCAACTACGCGGCCGCGCGTTACGGCTCCATCGACAACGTCTTCGGCGCCTACTGA
- a CDS encoding GntR family transcriptional regulator, which produces MPATDRIRDHAGQGATTVAAHRARRRLRADQARQLADLLRRQLLTGDFPAGMLPHEGTLAADYRASRNTVREALDLLRAEGLVERLPGVGTIVVAQKYPHGLDRLMGLAETLHEHGHVTNEVRTMGPVAAPAPVAGRLRVPPGADVLYIERLRRLGGVPLSLDLTYIPLDIGADLLGADLENTDVFRLLEALTGQRLGHAEITLEAVTADAHSAAVLEAPRGAAVLMLERLTHLADGRPVDLEFIRFRGDRISMSGQLHRSL; this is translated from the coding sequence ATGCCAGCCACCGACCGCATCCGAGACCACGCCGGCCAGGGCGCGACCACCGTCGCCGCCCACCGTGCGCGGCGCCGGCTGCGCGCGGACCAGGCACGTCAGCTCGCCGACCTGCTCCGTCGCCAACTGCTCACCGGCGATTTCCCGGCCGGCATGCTCCCCCACGAGGGGACCCTCGCCGCCGACTACCGCGCCTCCCGCAACACCGTCCGCGAGGCCCTCGACCTCCTGCGGGCCGAAGGGCTGGTGGAACGCCTGCCCGGCGTCGGCACGATCGTCGTGGCACAGAAGTACCCCCATGGGCTGGACCGTCTGATGGGGCTCGCGGAGACCCTGCACGAGCACGGCCACGTCACGAACGAGGTCCGCACGATGGGACCCGTCGCGGCACCCGCACCAGTGGCCGGCCGCCTCCGGGTCCCGCCCGGCGCCGATGTCCTCTACATCGAACGCCTGCGCCGCCTGGGCGGCGTTCCCCTCTCGCTCGACCTCACCTACATCCCGCTCGACATCGGCGCCGATCTGCTGGGCGCCGATCTGGAGAACACCGACGTCTTCCGTCTCCTCGAAGCCCTCACCGGGCAGCGCCTCGGCCACGCCGAGATCACCCTGGAGGCGGTGACCGCGGACGCCCACTCCGCCGCCGTACTGGAGGCGCCGCGCGGGGCGGCCGTCCTGATGCTCGAACGCCTCACCCATCTCGCCGACGGACGCCCGGTGGACCTGGAGTTCATCCGCTTCCGCGGCGACCGCATCTCGATGAGTGGACAACTGCACCGCTCGCTGTGA
- a CDS encoding HAD family hydrolase has product MAAPTAYAARTAYSLIATDLDGTLLRGDDTFSDRSLDALARVAAAGARHLVVTGRPAPRVRPLLERLHSRGLAVCGQGAQLYDAGADRLLWSVTLDRELAETALGKIEAEVGQLYAAVDQDGVDGLTLIEPGYRMPHPTLPALRVGRRDDLWCEPISKVLLRHPTLSDDELAATARSVVGSLATVTMSGPGTVELQPCGITKATGLALAAEHLGLRPEDTVAFGDMPNDIPMFDWAARGVAMANAHPELKAVADEVTTSNEDDGVAVVLERLFP; this is encoded by the coding sequence ATGGCCGCACCCACCGCATATGCCGCGCGCACCGCGTACTCCCTGATCGCCACAGACCTGGACGGAACGCTGCTCCGCGGCGACGACACCTTCTCCGACCGGTCGCTCGACGCGCTCGCGCGGGTGGCCGCCGCCGGCGCACGCCACCTGGTGGTGACGGGACGGCCCGCGCCCCGCGTGCGGCCGCTCCTCGAGCGCCTGCACAGCAGGGGGCTCGCGGTGTGCGGACAGGGTGCGCAGCTGTACGACGCCGGCGCGGACCGGCTGCTGTGGTCGGTGACCCTGGACCGGGAGCTGGCCGAGACCGCGCTGGGCAAGATCGAAGCGGAGGTCGGGCAGCTGTACGCGGCGGTCGACCAGGACGGCGTCGACGGGCTGACGCTCATCGAGCCGGGGTACCGGATGCCCCACCCGACGCTGCCGGCGCTGCGCGTCGGTCGTCGCGACGACCTGTGGTGCGAGCCGATCAGCAAGGTGCTGCTGCGTCATCCCACCCTGTCCGACGACGAGTTGGCGGCGACGGCCCGCTCGGTGGTCGGCTCGCTCGCCACGGTCACGATGTCGGGTCCCGGCACGGTCGAGCTGCAGCCCTGCGGGATCACCAAGGCGACGGGGCTGGCGCTGGCCGCGGAACACCTCGGGCTGCGGCCCGAGGACACCGTCGCCTTCGGGGACATGCCCAACGACATCCCGATGTTCGACTGGGCGGCGCGCGGTGTCGCGATGGCCAACGCCCATCCCGAACTCAAGGCGGTGGCCGACGAGGTGACGACGTCGAACGAGGACGACGGCGTGGCCGTCGTCCTCGAAAGACTGTTTCCGTGA
- a CDS encoding M56 family metallopeptidase yields the protein MTVCLLLLSIVGLAAAVPAPRALTRAAWPEREPVVGLWVWQCLVATVLLCCLTALVLGAAAVFHTVRSQVFAPAPAEVTEAYDLSAAPLWATALTLLLACGAAWTTAMLARELVEARRRRDRARAHLRERAPDLPAGLPPARGPLLVLEDEYPDAWWMPGSPPQLIVTTGALHRLTSHQLDAVLTHERGHARAHHDWLLHLSTALATGFPRIPLFSHFCDQTHRLVELAADDTASRRCGHLTTALALIELNQHRGVLSCASSHRLLGERVDRLLEPPPRLLRRHRALTTTVATLVPLLPLLITFAPGLTALS from the coding sequence ATGACCGTCTGCCTGCTCCTGCTGAGCATCGTCGGCCTGGCCGCCGCGGTGCCGGCCCCTCGTGCGCTGACCCGCGCCGCCTGGCCCGAGCGTGAGCCGGTGGTGGGGCTGTGGGTGTGGCAGTGCCTGGTCGCCACCGTGCTGCTGTGCTGCCTGACCGCGCTGGTGCTGGGCGCTGCGGCCGTCTTCCACACCGTCCGTTCACAGGTGTTCGCGCCTGCCCCGGCGGAGGTCACGGAGGCGTACGACCTCTCCGCCGCCCCGCTGTGGGCGACGGCCCTGACGCTGCTGCTGGCCTGCGGGGCCGCCTGGACCACCGCCATGCTCGCCCGCGAACTCGTCGAGGCGCGCCGACGCCGTGACCGGGCGCGGGCCCACCTGCGTGAACGCGCCCCCGACCTGCCCGCGGGCCTGCCGCCCGCCCGGGGCCCGCTGCTCGTGCTGGAGGACGAGTACCCGGACGCCTGGTGGATGCCCGGCAGCCCGCCCCAGTTGATCGTGACCACCGGCGCCCTGCACCGCCTCACCTCCCACCAGCTGGACGCCGTCCTCACCCATGAGCGCGGCCATGCCCGCGCCCACCACGACTGGCTGCTCCACCTGTCCACTGCCCTTGCCACCGGCTTCCCCCGTATTCCGCTCTTCTCGCACTTCTGCGACCAGACGCACCGCCTGGTCGAACTCGCCGCCGACGACACGGCGTCACGCCGCTGCGGGCACCTGACCACGGCGCTGGCCCTGATCGAGCTGAACCAGCACCGCGGCGTCCTGTCCTGCGCCTCCAGTCACCGCCTCCTGGGCGAGCGCGTCGACCGGCTCCTCGAGCCGCCCCCACGCCTGCTGCGCAGACACCGGGCGCTGACGACGACCGTGGCCACGCTGGTCCCGCTGCTGCCGCTGCTGATCACCTTCGCCCCAGGACTGACCGCGCTGTCCTGA
- a CDS encoding 4Fe-4S dicluster domain-containing protein produces the protein MTLAPQRADVPVTIDESKCIDGCTLCVDMCPLDSLAIDERNGKAYMHVDECWYCGPCAARCPTGAVTVNMPYLLR, from the coding sequence ATGACCCTGGCGCCCCAGCGGGCCGACGTGCCCGTGACCATCGACGAGTCGAAGTGCATCGACGGCTGCACCCTCTGCGTGGACATGTGCCCGCTGGACTCCCTCGCCATCGACGAGCGCAACGGCAAGGCCTACATGCACGTCGACGAGTGCTGGTACTGCGGCCCCTGCGCGGCCCGCTGCCCCACCGGAGCCGTCACGGTCAACATGCCCTACCTGCTCCGGTGA
- the fahA gene encoding fumarylacetoacetase, protein MPPFDLPEGDPFGPHNLPYGVFSLSGSTGRTVGVRLGEHVLDAGAAARALGSPHAELLSAPTLNPLLAAGRAVWSQVRRTLTEWVTDPAHRPTVEPLLHPLSAVSLHLPFEVADYVDFYSSEHHARNAGAIFRPDAGDTLLANWKHLPIGYHGRAGTVVVSGTDIVRPSGQRKAPSDPAPVFGPSVRLDIEAEVGFVVGVPSKQGSPVALADYREHVFGLCLLNDWSARDIQAWEYVPLGPFLGKSFATSVSAWITPLEALDEARTTPPERTHPLLPYLDDSAAEPAGYDLRISVAVNGHVVSEPPFCAMYWTAAQQLAHLTVNGASLRTGDLYGSGTVSGPNPDQLGSLLELTWNGRDPLELPDGKRAFLEDGDVVALSAWAPGPDGLRVGLGEVSGRVVTG, encoded by the coding sequence ATGCCCCCCTTCGACCTTCCCGAGGGCGATCCCTTCGGCCCGCACAACCTCCCGTACGGCGTGTTCTCCCTCTCGGGCTCCACCGGGCGGACCGTCGGCGTCCGGCTCGGCGAGCACGTGCTGGACGCGGGCGCGGCGGCCCGCGCGCTCGGCTCGCCCCACGCGGAGCTGCTTTCGGCGCCGACCCTGAACCCGCTGCTCGCGGCGGGCCGTGCCGTCTGGTCGCAGGTGCGCCGCACGCTCACGGAGTGGGTCACCGACCCTGCCCACCGCCCCACCGTCGAACCGCTCCTGCATCCCCTGTCGGCGGTGTCCCTGCACCTCCCCTTCGAGGTCGCCGACTACGTCGACTTCTACTCCTCCGAACACCACGCGCGAAACGCCGGCGCGATCTTCCGCCCGGACGCCGGCGACACCCTCCTCGCCAACTGGAAGCACCTGCCGATCGGTTACCACGGCCGCGCCGGCACGGTCGTGGTCTCCGGCACGGACATCGTGCGCCCCTCGGGCCAGCGCAAGGCGCCCTCCGATCCCGCCCCCGTCTTCGGTCCGTCCGTGCGGCTCGACATCGAGGCCGAGGTCGGCTTCGTGGTCGGAGTGCCGTCGAAGCAGGGCAGCCCGGTCGCGCTGGCCGACTACCGCGAGCACGTCTTCGGACTGTGCCTGCTCAACGACTGGTCCGCCCGTGACATCCAGGCCTGGGAGTACGTGCCCCTCGGCCCGTTCCTCGGCAAGTCGTTCGCCACGTCGGTGTCGGCGTGGATCACCCCGCTCGAAGCTCTGGACGAGGCCCGCACCACGCCCCCGGAGCGGACCCACCCCCTCCTGCCCTACCTGGACGACTCCGCCGCCGAACCCGCAGGCTACGACCTGCGCATCTCCGTCGCGGTCAACGGTCACGTCGTCTCCGAGCCGCCCTTCTGCGCCATGTACTGGACGGCCGCCCAGCAACTGGCCCACCTCACGGTCAACGGGGCCTCCCTGCGCACCGGCGATCTGTACGGCTCGGGCACCGTGAGCGGACCGAACCCGGACCAGCTCGGCTCCCTCCTGGAGCTGACCTGGAACGGCCGTGACCCGCTGGAACTCCCCGACGGCAAAAGGGCGTTTTTGGAGGACGGCGATGTGGTGGCCCTGTCGGCGTGGGCTCCCGGCCCCGACGGACTGCGGGTGGGACTGGGCGAGGTGAGCGGCCGGGTGGTCACCGGGTGA